The following coding sequences lie in one Rutidosis leptorrhynchoides isolate AG116_Rl617_1_P2 chromosome 4, CSIRO_AGI_Rlap_v1, whole genome shotgun sequence genomic window:
- the LOC139841231 gene encoding uncharacterized protein encodes MSLLNEHYISALTPTAIANCISSIQHLNGTNFASWKDQIKISLGIIELNYALRFDQPAPLSDKSTVEQKRTYDMWKRSNCMSLMIMKNSISPAIRGAISDSKNAKEFLEFVKGQFKGSSESHASTLILKMLTTKYDGVSGVREHIMMMNVMASKLKGMDMEISEGFLVHFIMTSLSSQFGPFKINYNTQKEK; translated from the exons ATGTCAC TCCTTAATGAGCATTACATTTCAGCTTTGACACCCACTGCTATTGCAAATTGTATTTCCAGCATTCAACATTTAAATGGAACTAATTTTGCATCGTGGAAAGATCAAATTAAAATTTCTCTCGGCATAATTGAATTGAACTATGCTTTAAGATTTGATCAACCCGCACCTCTTAGCGACAAAAGTACGGTTGAACAAAAGAGGACTTATGATATGTGGAAAAGATCAAATTGCATGTCCCTAATGATAATGAAGAATTCTATATCGCCCGCTATTCGAGGAGCCATTTCCGACTCCAAAAATGCTAAAGAATTCTTAGAATTTGTCAAGGGACAATTTAAGGGCTCATCTGAATCTCATGCGAGTACCCTTATTCTTAAGATGCTTACCACAAAGTATGATGGTGTTAGTGGAGTACGTGAGCACATCATGATGATGAATGTCATGGCCTCAAAACTAAAGGGCATGGACATGGAAATATCTGAAGGTTTTCTCGTTCATTTCATTATGACATCTCTCTCATCTCAGTTTGGTCCTTTTAAGATCAACTATAACACTCAAAAGGAGAAATAG